From the Alloalcanivorax dieselolei B5 genome, one window contains:
- a CDS encoding monovalent cation/H+ antiporter subunit A has translation MNLGFLVLLPFLGAVLPPLAERWRFSRPALSWAAAALPLVALGLLWFHGRRVFSGETVRQFVPWMPDLGLNLAFRLDGLALLFSLLVLGIGLLIILYARYYLSANEKAGRFYAFLLLFMGAMMGVVTSNNLLLLVVFWELTSLSSFLLIGFWYHQTDARKGARMALSVTGMGGLALLAGVILIGQVVGSYSLDDVLASGDLIRGHALYPLILCLVLLGVFTKSAQFPFHFWLPHAMSAPTPVSAYLHSATMVKAGVFLLARLYPALSGTDLWFFLVTGAGLATLLWGAIWALFQHDLKGLLAYSTISHLGLITMLFGLNAQLAAVAGVFHIINHATFKASLFMAAGIIDHETGTRDMRRINGLWKYMPYTAVLAMVASAAMAGVPLLNGFLSKEMFFAETLDSGQLGSLSWILPLGAVLGGVFSVAYSARFIHDVFFNGEPIDLPKYPPHEPPRYMKVPVEVLVALCLAVGVFPSLTVAALLEVAARATLGGTLPDYHLTIWHGFNVPLMMSIVALVGGVLVYSQRLRLFALNDRLPRLDAKLVFEARMQSLARWSATVSNTLRNGSLQSYTAWLLMVVALVLVTSVTRDLLAGGDRDMLPLDGVALLCGGMLIVAAILTTVLHRHRMTAIMCLSVVGLVVSLMFVRFSAPDLALTQLSVEVVTILLLMLAMYFLPVRTRRESSMPRIGRDVVLSLLVGGGVGILAFMMMTSGVDSISPFFLENAKPGGGGTNVVNVILVDFRGFDTFGEIIVLGIAGMGIYALLKDLELYSPQTDSLGRPWAKDAHPLILVTISRPLLPLALMISVYIFLRGHNLPGGGFIAGLITSVALVLQYVASGVAWMHRRIPGDYHPVVALGVLLAGFTGVGAWYFGHPFLTSAFWHVHWPVVGEFEVATAMLFDTGVFLTVVGATLLILANLGKLSLLDDKGGAR, from the coding sequence ATGAACCTTGGGTTTCTGGTTTTGCTGCCCTTTCTCGGGGCGGTGCTGCCACCGTTGGCCGAACGATGGCGCTTTTCGCGTCCGGCGCTGTCCTGGGCGGCGGCGGCATTGCCTCTGGTGGCACTGGGGTTGCTGTGGTTCCACGGCCGCCGGGTGTTCTCCGGTGAGACGGTACGTCAGTTCGTACCCTGGATGCCGGATCTCGGCCTGAATCTGGCGTTTCGCCTGGACGGCCTGGCGTTGCTGTTTTCGCTGCTGGTGCTGGGCATCGGCCTGCTGATCATTCTTTACGCCCGTTACTACCTCTCCGCCAACGAAAAGGCGGGGCGTTTCTACGCCTTCCTGCTGTTGTTCATGGGGGCCATGATGGGGGTGGTGACCAGCAACAACCTGCTGCTGCTGGTGGTGTTCTGGGAACTGACCAGCCTCAGCTCTTTCCTGTTGATCGGATTCTGGTATCACCAGACCGATGCCCGTAAAGGCGCGCGCATGGCGCTGTCGGTCACCGGCATGGGTGGGCTGGCCCTGCTCGCCGGCGTCATTCTGATTGGCCAGGTGGTGGGGTCCTACTCCCTGGACGATGTGCTGGCCAGCGGCGATCTGATCCGCGGCCACGCGCTTTACCCGCTGATTCTTTGTCTGGTGCTATTGGGGGTGTTCACCAAGAGCGCCCAATTCCCGTTCCATTTCTGGTTGCCTCACGCCATGTCGGCGCCGACACCGGTCAGTGCCTACCTGCACTCCGCCACCATGGTGAAAGCCGGGGTGTTCCTGTTGGCGCGTTTGTACCCGGCGCTGTCCGGCACCGACCTTTGGTTCTTCCTGGTCACCGGCGCCGGTCTGGCCACGCTGCTGTGGGGGGCCATCTGGGCGCTGTTCCAGCATGATCTCAAGGGACTGCTGGCCTATTCCACCATCAGCCATCTGGGCCTGATCACCATGCTGTTTGGCCTCAATGCCCAACTGGCGGCGGTGGCGGGCGTGTTCCACATTATCAACCACGCCACCTTCAAGGCATCGCTGTTCATGGCGGCGGGGATCATCGATCACGAGACCGGTACGCGCGACATGCGGCGTATCAACGGTCTGTGGAAGTACATGCCGTACACGGCGGTACTGGCGATGGTGGCGTCGGCGGCCATGGCCGGGGTGCCGTTGTTGAACGGCTTCCTGTCCAAGGAGATGTTCTTTGCCGAGACCCTGGATTCCGGCCAGTTGGGGAGCCTGAGCTGGATTCTGCCGCTGGGCGCGGTGCTCGGCGGGGTGTTCTCGGTGGCCTATTCCGCCCGCTTCATTCATGACGTGTTTTTTAACGGCGAGCCCATCGATCTGCCCAAATACCCGCCCCATGAGCCGCCGCGCTATATGAAAGTGCCGGTGGAAGTGCTGGTGGCCTTGTGTCTGGCGGTGGGAGTCTTCCCGTCGCTGACGGTGGCGGCTCTGCTCGAGGTGGCCGCCCGTGCCACCCTGGGCGGCACCTTGCCGGACTATCATCTGACCATCTGGCACGGGTTCAATGTGCCGCTGATGATGAGCATCGTAGCCCTGGTGGGCGGCGTGCTGGTGTACAGCCAGCGTCTCCGGTTGTTCGCGCTGAATGACCGGCTGCCGCGCCTCGACGCCAAACTGGTGTTCGAAGCCCGCATGCAGTCCCTGGCCAGATGGTCGGCCACCGTCAGTAATACCCTGCGTAACGGTTCCTTGCAGAGCTACACCGCCTGGCTGTTGATGGTGGTGGCGCTGGTGTTGGTGACGTCGGTGACACGGGATTTGCTGGCCGGTGGCGACCGCGACATGCTGCCACTGGACGGCGTGGCGTTGCTGTGTGGCGGCATGCTGATCGTCGCGGCGATCCTCACCACCGTCCTGCACCGCCACCGGATGACCGCGATCATGTGTCTGAGCGTGGTGGGGCTGGTGGTGTCGCTGATGTTCGTGCGCTTCTCGGCGCCAGATCTGGCGCTGACGCAGTTGTCGGTGGAAGTGGTCACCATTTTGCTGCTGATGCTGGCGATGTACTTCCTGCCGGTGCGCACCCGCCGTGAATCCTCCATGCCGCGTATCGGCCGGGATGTGGTGCTGTCGCTCCTGGTGGGCGGTGGTGTCGGCATTCTCGCCTTCATGATGATGACCTCCGGGGTCGATTCGATCAGCCCGTTCTTCCTGGAAAACGCCAAACCCGGCGGTGGCGGCACCAATGTGGTCAATGTCATTCTGGTGGATTTTCGTGGTTTCGATACCTTCGGCGAGATCATCGTGCTGGGCATCGCCGGCATGGGCATTTATGCCCTGCTCAAGGATCTGGAGCTGTACTCGCCGCAGACCGATTCACTCGGGCGGCCCTGGGCCAAGGATGCTCACCCGCTCATTCTGGTCACCATTTCGCGGCCGCTGCTGCCCCTGGCATTGATGATCTCGGTGTACATCTTCCTGCGCGGGCACAATCTGCCCGGCGGTGGTTTCATCGCCGGTCTGATTACCTCGGTGGCGCTGGTGCTGCAGTACGTGGCGTCCGGGGTGGCGTGGATGCATCGCCGCATTCCCGGCGATTATCACCCGGTGGTCGCCTTGGGCGTGCTGCTGGCCGGGTTTACCGGTGTCGGTGCCTGGTACTTTGGCCACCCGTTCCTGACCAGCGCCTTCTGGCATGTGCATTGGCCGGTGGTGGGCGAGTTCGAGGTGGCCACCGCCATGCTGTTTGATACCGGGGTGTTCCTGACCGTGGTTGGCGCCACTTTGTTGATTCTCGCCAACCTGGGCAAATTGTCCTTGCTGGACGACAAGGGAGGGGCTCGCTGA
- a CDS encoding DUF2868 domain-containing protein gives MPYSPLRLLLDFDDQYQRDQRQSPDFLHRRDRQLALQAQQRDGSTPLPEDWLRTLGADRVGGGHDPRLRTWRRARVLFVLGGAVLGVLTMLGLLYYDGSQRINVTLLLGFAALQLALAILTTMQAGIGWRPWGRLLDRAGATPAALRDLQPPLAARVAHSGGLAFAIAALLTLLVQVVVRDLAFGWSTTLQTSAPAYHELTHALALPWRQWLPPAVPSLELVEQSRFFRISDQTPADPARLGAWWAFLAMVWLVYVVLPRLVFLALSRAQLRWRAKRLLARHPGMAALRQRFEQPWVDTGAGNATPAPELDQGKAADGVLPESGTVIHWAGAGLADDGLFSALAGGERAPLRLAAGGSASLEHDRAVLEQAGQRREPVLILAQGWEPPTGELADFLDDARQQWGEDTVIALVPLAADPGGALSDDTLAQWRRFVDRRQHAHLRLCRAPEVPS, from the coding sequence TTGCCCTACTCCCCCTTGCGCCTGCTGCTGGATTTTGACGATCAATACCAGCGGGATCAGCGCCAGAGCCCGGACTTTCTCCATCGCCGGGACCGACAACTGGCGCTGCAGGCGCAACAGCGGGACGGCTCCACGCCACTCCCCGAGGATTGGTTACGCACCCTGGGCGCCGACCGTGTCGGCGGCGGCCACGATCCCCGTCTGCGCACCTGGCGGCGGGCCCGCGTGCTGTTCGTTCTCGGCGGCGCGGTACTCGGTGTGCTCACCATGCTCGGGCTGCTTTATTACGATGGCAGCCAGCGCATCAACGTCACCCTGCTGCTCGGCTTCGCCGCCCTGCAACTGGCTCTGGCGATCCTGACCACGATGCAGGCGGGAATCGGCTGGCGCCCCTGGGGGCGGCTGCTGGATCGCGCCGGCGCCACGCCTGCCGCCCTGCGTGATCTGCAGCCACCGTTGGCGGCCCGGGTCGCGCACAGCGGCGGGCTCGCGTTCGCGATCGCCGCGCTGCTGACCCTGCTGGTGCAGGTGGTGGTGCGTGATCTGGCGTTCGGCTGGAGCACCACCTTGCAAACCTCCGCCCCGGCCTACCACGAACTCACCCACGCCCTGGCCTTGCCATGGCGGCAATGGCTGCCGCCGGCGGTGCCGTCGCTGGAACTGGTGGAGCAATCCCGGTTCTTCCGTATCAGCGATCAAACGCCCGCCGATCCGGCCCGGCTCGGCGCCTGGTGGGCATTCCTGGCCATGGTCTGGCTGGTCTATGTGGTGCTGCCCCGCCTGGTGTTCCTGGCCTTGAGCCGTGCCCAGTTACGTTGGCGTGCAAAGCGGCTGTTGGCCCGGCATCCCGGTATGGCGGCCCTGCGTCAACGCTTTGAACAGCCGTGGGTGGATACCGGCGCCGGCAATGCCACCCCGGCGCCGGAACTGGATCAGGGCAAGGCGGCCGATGGCGTGCTGCCGGAAAGTGGCACGGTAATCCACTGGGCTGGCGCAGGCCTCGCCGATGACGGACTGTTCAGTGCGCTCGCTGGTGGGGAGCGTGCCCCATTGCGGCTGGCAGCAGGCGGCAGCGCCAGCCTGGAGCATGATCGGGCGGTGCTGGAACAGGCCGGCCAGAGGCGCGAACCGGTACTGATCCTGGCCCAGGGCTGGGAACCGCCCACCGGCGAGCTGGCGGACTTTCTCGACGACGCCCGCCAACAATGGGGCGAGGACACCGTGATCGCCCTGGTTCCCCTGGCCGCCGATCCGGGCGGTGCTTTATCCGACGACACTCTGGCCCAGTGGCGCCGGTTCGTGGACCGGCGGCAACATGCCCATTTGCGCCTGTGCCGCGCCCCGGAGGTGCCCTCATGA
- a CDS encoding enoyl-CoA hydratase/isomerase family protein, producing the protein MDSTVSDSTAPVTFEVLEGRHGRIGRATLNAPKSLNALSLEMIDLLQEQLSAWQGDATIQAVWLDANSDKAFCAGGDIVRLYESMVATPQGERNRHAEAFFGREYQLDHRLHTFGKPLICWGNGIIMGGGLGLLAGASHKVLTETARIAMPEITIGLFPDVGGSYFLSRMPGKVGLFLGLTGANINVSDGLAIGLGDVAIAHESKAAVMSALNELNWDNDAQRHDSQVSDVLAGFGLAADALPQSPVTEHRGEIDRLCQGDDLATVVQAITTLDSDDRWLSKAAATLARGCPQTAALVWENWHRGADMTLADVFRMEWRVAVQCALHGDFQEGVRALLIDKDGQPRFKHRSVADITPAYLAEFYQLPGVPDPLADL; encoded by the coding sequence ATGGATAGCACCGTGAGCGACAGCACCGCCCCCGTGACATTCGAAGTCCTGGAAGGCCGTCACGGCCGTATCGGCCGCGCCACCCTGAACGCACCGAAAAGCCTCAACGCCCTGTCCCTGGAAATGATCGATCTGCTGCAGGAGCAACTGTCCGCCTGGCAGGGCGACGCCACGATCCAGGCGGTCTGGCTGGACGCCAACAGCGACAAGGCATTCTGCGCCGGCGGCGACATCGTGCGCCTGTACGAAAGCATGGTGGCCACGCCGCAGGGCGAGCGGAACCGGCACGCGGAAGCGTTCTTCGGTCGCGAATACCAGTTGGATCATCGGCTGCATACGTTCGGCAAGCCGCTGATCTGCTGGGGCAATGGCATCATCATGGGCGGCGGGCTCGGCTTGCTGGCCGGCGCCTCGCACAAAGTGCTCACCGAAACCGCGCGCATCGCCATGCCGGAAATCACCATCGGTCTGTTTCCGGACGTGGGCGGCAGCTACTTCCTCAGCCGCATGCCCGGCAAGGTCGGCCTGTTCCTGGGACTGACCGGCGCCAACATCAACGTCAGCGACGGCCTCGCCATCGGGCTGGGTGACGTGGCCATCGCCCACGAGAGCAAGGCGGCGGTGATGAGCGCACTCAACGAATTGAATTGGGACAATGACGCACAGCGCCACGACAGCCAGGTCAGCGATGTGCTGGCCGGCTTCGGCCTGGCCGCCGACGCCCTGCCGCAAAGCCCGGTAACCGAACATCGTGGCGAGATCGACCGGCTCTGCCAAGGCGATGATCTGGCCACGGTGGTACAGGCCATCACCACCCTCGACAGCGACGACCGCTGGTTGAGCAAGGCCGCGGCCACACTCGCCAGAGGCTGCCCGCAAACCGCCGCCCTGGTATGGGAAAACTGGCACCGTGGCGCCGACATGACGCTGGCCGATGTGTTCCGCATGGAATGGCGCGTGGCGGTGCAGTGCGCGCTGCACGGCGATTTCCAGGAGGGCGTGCGCGCCCTTTTGATCGACAAGGACGGCCAACCCCGTTTCAAACACCGCTCGGTTGCCGACATCACACCGGCATACCTGGCGGAATTTTATCAACTTCCCGGCGTACCCGACCCGTTAGCGGACTTATAG
- a CDS encoding GTPase/DUF3482 domain-containing protein, with translation MTPAPRFAVVGHPNKGKSSIVATLSQNDAVAIALEPGTTRDSERYPLSVDGHLLYELIDTPGFQRPRRVLAWLQAHSHSASDRPDTVRAFVNQHRDDPRFHDECELLTPILDGAGIIYVVDGSVPYHQEHEAEMEILRWTGQPSLALINRIGGDDHGEQWQTALGQYFRIVRDFNAVTAPFEAHLSLLRSFGQLAPQWETALEQAVEHLREQRRHRQKRAWALIADALSDMLGHAESARLGEDASRSALEVRLRQSWQDWQRKREQRLRREVEQLYQHHHLQRQEQHLEWEPGHDLFSERERRAWGVSRAYLATAGFGAGALGGAGVDALTAGHTLGAGALIGGVLGAAGSLYYSSKLDRLNLGPLSSGGREARFGPLRDPQFGYVVLGRALQHWYQITDRNHAGRDPLTLDNADSHWLDNLSRSQRHALQKALQQSTRHQDEKRRQALREAVAQAGEAFLQWRRK, from the coding sequence ATGACCCCCGCTCCCCGCTTCGCCGTGGTCGGGCATCCCAACAAGGGCAAATCGAGCATCGTCGCCACGCTTTCACAAAACGACGCCGTGGCCATCGCCCTGGAGCCGGGCACCACCCGTGACAGCGAGCGCTACCCGCTGAGCGTGGACGGCCATCTGCTCTACGAACTGATTGATACCCCCGGGTTCCAGCGCCCCCGCCGGGTGCTGGCCTGGTTGCAGGCGCACAGCCACTCCGCCTCGGATCGGCCCGACACGGTACGCGCCTTCGTCAATCAGCACCGCGACGATCCGCGTTTTCACGACGAGTGCGAACTGCTGACGCCGATTCTCGACGGTGCCGGCATCATCTATGTGGTGGACGGTTCGGTGCCCTATCACCAGGAACACGAAGCGGAGATGGAAATTCTGCGCTGGACCGGCCAGCCCAGCCTGGCGTTGATCAACCGCATCGGCGGGGACGACCACGGCGAGCAGTGGCAAACCGCCCTGGGGCAGTACTTCCGCATCGTCCGCGACTTCAACGCGGTCACCGCGCCGTTCGAAGCCCATCTGAGTCTGTTGCGCAGTTTCGGACAGCTGGCTCCTCAATGGGAAACCGCTCTGGAGCAAGCCGTCGAACATCTCCGGGAGCAACGCCGGCATCGCCAGAAGCGAGCCTGGGCACTGATCGCCGATGCTCTCAGTGACATGCTCGGCCATGCCGAAAGCGCCCGCCTCGGCGAAGACGCCAGCCGCTCCGCCCTGGAGGTCCGGCTGCGGCAAAGCTGGCAGGACTGGCAACGCAAACGGGAGCAGCGACTGCGGCGGGAAGTGGAGCAGCTTTATCAGCACCACCATCTGCAACGGCAGGAACAGCACCTGGAATGGGAACCCGGGCACGACCTGTTCAGCGAACGGGAACGCCGTGCCTGGGGCGTCAGCCGGGCCTATCTGGCCACCGCCGGCTTCGGCGCTGGCGCTCTGGGTGGCGCTGGCGTGGACGCCCTCACCGCCGGCCACACGCTGGGCGCCGGCGCCCTGATCGGCGGCGTGCTCGGCGCCGCCGGCAGCCTCTACTATTCCAGCAAACTGGATCGCCTGAATCTGGGCCCGCTGTCCTCCGGCGGCCGCGAGGCGCGCTTCGGCCCGCTGCGCGACCCGCAATTCGGCTATGTGGTGCTCGGCCGCGCCCTGCAACACTGGTATCAGATCACCGATCGCAATCACGCCGGCCGCGACCCGCTGACCCTGGACAATGCCGACAGTCACTGGCTAGATAACCTGTCCCGCAGCCAGCGCCACGCACTGCAGAAAGCCTTGCAGCAAAGCACTCGTCATCAGGACGAAAAGCGCCGGCAGGCTTTACGCGAGGCGGTGGCTCAGGCGGGGGAAGCGTTTCTGCAGTGGCGGCGGAAGTGA
- a CDS encoding AraC family transcriptional regulator — MSDILTPPVETSRWPLPKTGRRVVIPHALVTELAEHPLCRDCMPHGVGFYPAAAGHHMGRAEPRDHLVIYCLAGSGVAELEGRRKPVRAGDVLLLREGQRHRYRANPQDPWTIYWVHLGGAEVDTYFNEILSSPDGFTATVGQHSRLTEDLELLLTTVTRFRPHHLIYAANLLKSLLSFMALMRRQRQARNVALDVPRIQAWLQAHLHQRIELEQLVSATSELSLYHFIREYKRQTGQTPMQAFQHLKITRACYLLDITDLSIAQVADDLGYDDPYYFSRQFKKVMGVAPRDYRRERSER, encoded by the coding sequence ATGAGTGACATTCTTACCCCACCAGTGGAAACCTCCCGCTGGCCATTGCCGAAGACCGGGCGGCGGGTGGTGATCCCCCATGCGCTGGTGACGGAGCTGGCGGAACACCCGCTGTGCCGGGACTGCATGCCTCATGGTGTCGGCTTCTATCCCGCCGCCGCCGGCCACCATATGGGGCGTGCCGAGCCGCGGGATCATCTGGTGATTTATTGCCTGGCGGGATCCGGCGTGGCGGAACTGGAGGGACGGCGCAAGCCGGTGCGGGCCGGGGATGTACTGTTGTTACGGGAAGGCCAGCGTCACCGTTACCGGGCCAACCCTCAGGACCCCTGGACTATCTACTGGGTGCACCTGGGCGGCGCCGAGGTGGATACCTATTTCAACGAAATCCTCAGTTCCCCGGACGGCTTCACCGCCACCGTCGGGCAGCACTCGCGGCTCACCGAGGATCTGGAGCTGTTGTTGACCACCGTGACGCGCTTCCGTCCCCATCACTTGATTTACGCCGCCAATCTGCTCAAGAGCCTGCTCTCTTTCATGGCGTTGATGCGCCGCCAGCGCCAGGCCCGCAATGTGGCGCTGGATGTGCCGCGGATCCAAGCTTGGTTGCAGGCGCATCTGCATCAACGCATCGAGCTGGAACAGCTGGTCAGCGCCACCAGTGAACTGTCGCTTTACCACTTCATTCGCGAATACAAACGACAGACCGGGCAGACGCCGATGCAGGCGTTCCAGCATTTGAAGATCACCCGCGCCTGCTATCTGCTCGACATCACCGATCTCAGCATCGCCCAGGTGGCCGACGATCTGGGCTATGACGACCCTTACTATTTTTCCCGTCAGTTCAAAAAAGTGATGGGGGTGGCGCCAAGGGACTACCGGCGCGAGAGGTCGGAGCGCTGA
- a CDS encoding acyl-CoA dehydrogenase family protein produces MDFSLNEEQQAFRDTARQFAEKELAPFAAEWDEHSTFPKDTIKRAGELGFCALYCDPDHGGMGLSRLDAALIFEQMAAGCTSTTAFITIHNMATWMLSNFGSDTLRDQWAAGLMSGEQLASYCLTEPNAGSDAAALSTSAKRDGGDYVLNGAKAFISGAGDTDVLVLMARTGGSGAGGVTCFAIPADTAGVSYGRNEDKMGWKSQPTRAVILEDARIPERYRIGEEGQGFKIAMAGLDGGRINIASCSLGAATAALNQAQSYVQERKQFGQALSQFQNTQFTLADMATHLVAAQQMVRLAAWKLDQGDSDKSMYCAMAKRLATDLCFDVCNQALQLHGGYGYIKEYPLERYLRDARVHQILEGTNEIMRVIIARRVLGDLAFL; encoded by the coding sequence GTGGATTTCTCCCTCAACGAAGAACAACAGGCGTTCCGCGATACCGCCCGTCAGTTCGCTGAAAAAGAACTGGCGCCCTTCGCCGCCGAATGGGATGAACACAGCACCTTTCCCAAGGACACCATCAAGCGGGCCGGAGAGCTCGGCTTCTGCGCGCTGTATTGCGATCCCGACCACGGCGGCATGGGACTGAGCCGGCTTGATGCCGCCTTGATCTTCGAGCAAATGGCGGCCGGCTGTACCTCCACCACGGCTTTCATCACCATCCACAACATGGCCACCTGGATGCTGTCGAACTTCGGTTCCGACACGCTTCGCGACCAGTGGGCCGCGGGGCTGATGAGCGGTGAACAACTGGCCTCCTACTGCCTCACCGAACCCAACGCCGGTTCCGATGCCGCCGCCCTGAGTACCAGTGCCAAACGGGACGGCGGCGACTATGTGCTCAACGGCGCCAAGGCGTTTATTTCCGGCGCCGGCGACACCGACGTGCTGGTATTGATGGCACGCACCGGCGGCAGCGGTGCTGGTGGTGTTACCTGCTTCGCCATTCCGGCGGACACCGCCGGCGTCAGCTACGGCCGCAACGAAGACAAGATGGGCTGGAAAAGCCAGCCCACCCGGGCCGTGATCCTGGAAGACGCGCGCATTCCCGAGCGCTATCGCATCGGCGAGGAAGGCCAGGGCTTCAAGATCGCCATGGCCGGTCTCGACGGCGGCCGCATCAACATCGCCAGTTGCTCGCTGGGTGCCGCCACCGCCGCGCTCAATCAAGCCCAATCCTATGTGCAGGAACGCAAGCAGTTCGGCCAGGCGCTGAGCCAGTTCCAGAATACCCAGTTCACCCTCGCCGACATGGCCACGCATCTGGTCGCGGCACAACAAATGGTGCGGCTGGCGGCCTGGAAGCTGGACCAGGGCGACAGCGACAAGTCCATGTATTGCGCCATGGCCAAACGGCTCGCCACCGACCTGTGTTTCGACGTTTGCAACCAGGCTCTGCAGTTGCATGGCGGCTACGGCTATATCAAGGAATACCCGCTGGAACGGTACCTGCGCGATGCCCGCGTGCATCAGATTCTGGAGGGTACCAACGAAATCATGCGGGTAATCATTGCCCGTCGCGTGCTGGGCGACCTGGCGTTCCTGTGA
- a CDS encoding CoA-acylating methylmalonate-semialdehyde dehydrogenase, with product MSTRLPQLINGEFAQSATDTWIPVTNPATQEVLCEAPAATGEEMEQAIAAAKAAFEEWREVPVTERARLMMRYQALLKERHDDIAKVLAKETGKTFEDAKGDVWRGIEVVEQAANIPSLMMGETVENVARSIDTHSWIQPLGVCAGITPFNFPAMIPLWMFPMAIASGNTFVLKPSEQDPMTPNLLAELFLEAGAPKNVLQVVHGGKQQVDTLLTHPEIKAVSFVGSVPVGQHVYRTATEHLKRAQCFAGAKNHMVIMPDAQKSQVVGNLVGSSCGAAGQRCMAISVAVFVGDSKQWIDDIKEEFAKVRPGAWDDAGAAYGPQISPKARERILTLIKQGKEEGATCLLDGSGCTVDGLPDGNWVGPTLFTDVKPEMSIYNEEIFGPVLCCVCVDTLEEAIELVNNSPYGNGTSIFTASGAAARKYQHEVEVGQVGINIPIPVPLPFFSFTGWKGSFYGDQHAYGKQAVRFYTETKTVTSRWFDDDIADATHSGPNMTIHLK from the coding sequence ATGTCCACCCGACTGCCTCAACTGATCAACGGTGAGTTCGCACAAAGCGCCACCGATACCTGGATTCCCGTCACCAACCCGGCCACCCAGGAAGTGCTGTGCGAGGCCCCGGCGGCCACCGGCGAGGAAATGGAACAGGCCATCGCCGCCGCCAAGGCCGCCTTCGAGGAATGGCGTGAAGTACCGGTCACCGAACGGGCCCGTTTGATGATGCGCTATCAGGCCCTGCTGAAAGAACGCCACGACGATATCGCCAAGGTGCTGGCGAAGGAGACCGGTAAAACCTTCGAGGACGCCAAGGGCGACGTCTGGCGCGGTATCGAAGTGGTCGAACAGGCCGCCAATATCCCGTCCCTGATGATGGGCGAAACGGTGGAGAACGTGGCCCGCAGCATCGACACCCATTCCTGGATCCAGCCGCTGGGCGTGTGCGCCGGCATCACCCCGTTCAACTTCCCGGCGATGATCCCGCTGTGGATGTTCCCGATGGCGATTGCCAGCGGCAACACCTTCGTGCTCAAGCCTTCCGAGCAGGACCCGATGACCCCCAACCTGCTGGCGGAACTGTTCCTGGAAGCCGGCGCGCCGAAGAACGTGCTGCAGGTGGTGCACGGCGGCAAGCAGCAAGTGGATACCCTGCTCACCCATCCGGAGATCAAGGCGGTGTCCTTCGTCGGTTCCGTGCCGGTGGGCCAGCATGTTTATCGTACCGCCACCGAGCATCTCAAGCGCGCCCAGTGTTTCGCCGGCGCCAAGAACCACATGGTGATCATGCCGGACGCGCAAAAGAGCCAGGTGGTCGGCAATCTGGTGGGCTCCTCCTGCGGCGCCGCCGGTCAGCGCTGCATGGCGATCAGCGTGGCGGTGTTCGTCGGTGATTCCAAACAGTGGATCGACGACATCAAGGAAGAGTTCGCCAAGGTGCGTCCGGGTGCCTGGGACGACGCCGGTGCCGCCTACGGCCCGCAGATCAGTCCGAAGGCCAGGGAACGCATCCTCACCCTGATCAAACAGGGCAAGGAAGAAGGCGCCACCTGCCTGCTGGACGGCTCCGGCTGCACTGTGGACGGCCTGCCGGACGGCAACTGGGTCGGCCCCACGCTGTTCACCGACGTGAAGCCGGAAATGAGCATCTATAACGAAGAAATTTTTGGCCCGGTGCTGTGCTGCGTGTGCGTGGATACGCTGGAAGAAGCCATCGAGCTGGTTAACAACAGCCCCTACGGCAACGGCACCTCCATCTTCACCGCCAGCGGCGCCGCTGCCCGTAAATATCAGCATGAAGTGGAAGTCGGTCAGGTCGGCATCAACATTCCGATTCCGGTGCCACTGCCGTTCTTCAGCTTCACCGGTTGGAAAGGGTCCTTCTACGGCGACCAGCACGCCTACGGCAAGCAGGCGGTGCGGTTCTACACCGAGACCAAGACCGTCACCAGCCGCTGGTTTGACGATGATATCGCCGACGCCACCCACAGCGGCCCGAACATGACCATCCATCTGAAATAA